One Peromyscus leucopus breed LL Stock chromosome 4, UCI_PerLeu_2.1, whole genome shotgun sequence genomic region harbors:
- the Hnrnpa3 gene encoding heterogeneous nuclear ribonucleoprotein A3 isoform X1, translating to MEGHDPKEPEQLRKLFIGGLSFETTDDSLREHFEKWGTLTDCVVMRDPQTKRSRGFGFVTYSCVEEVDAAMCARPHKVDGRVVEPKRAVSREDSVKPGAHLTVKKIFVGGIKEDTEEYNLRDYFEKYGKIETIEVMEDRQSGKKRGFAFVTFDDHDTVDKIVVQKYHTINGHNCEVKKALSKQEMQSAGSQRGRGGGSGNFMGRGGNFGGGGGNFGRGGNFGGRGGYGGGGGGSRGSYGGGDGGYNGFGGDGGNYGGGPGYSSRGGYGGGGGPGYGNQGGGYGGGGGGYDGYNEGGNFGGGNYGGGNYNDFGNYSGQQQSNYGPMKGGSFGGRSSGSPYGGGYGSGGGSGGYGSRRF from the exons ATGGAG GGCCATGATCCAAAGGAACCAGAACAGTTGAGGAAGCTGTTTATTGGTGGTCTGAGCTTTGAAACCACAGATGATAGCTTAAGAGAACATTTTGAGAAATGGGGCACACTTACAGACTGTGTG GTAATGAGAGATCCCCAAACAAAACGTTCCAGGGGCTTTGGTTTTGTGACCTACTCTTGTGTTGAAGAGGTGGATGCTGCAATGTGTGCTCGGCCACACAAGGTTGATGGGCGTGTGGTGGAACCAAAGAGAGCTGTTTCTAGAGAG gaTTCTGTAAAGCCTGGTGCCCATTTAACCGTGAAGAAAATTTTTGTTGGTGGTATTAAAGAAGATACAGAAGAATATAATCTGAGAGACTACTTTGAAAAGTATGGCAAAATCGAAACCATAGAAGTTATGGAAGACAGGCAGagtggaaaaaagagaggatTCGCTTTTGTAACTTTTGATGATCATGACACAGTTGATAAAATTGTTG ttCAGAAATACCACACTATTAATGGGCATAATTGTGAAGTGAAAAAGGCCCTTTCTAAACAAGAGATGCAGTCTGCTGGATCACAGAGAG GTCGTGGAGGTGGATCTGGAAACTTCATGGGTCGTGGAGGAAActttggaggtggtggaggtaATTTTGGTCGTGGTGGAAACTTTGGTGGAAGAG GAGGctatggtggtggaggtggtggcagcagaggtagttatggaggtggtgatggtggatatAATGGATTTGGAGGTGATG GTGGCAACTATGGTGGTGGTCCTGGTTACAGTAGTAGAGGAggctatggtggtggtggtggaccaGGATATGGAAACCAAGGTGGTGgatatggtggtggtggaggaggataCGATGGTTACAATGAAGGAGGAAATTTTGGTGGAG GTAACTATGGTGGTGGGAACTATAATGACTTTGGAAATTATAGTGGACAACAGCAATCAAATTATGGGCCCATGAAAGGGGGCAGTTTTGGTGGAAGAAGCTCAGGCAGTCCCTATGGTG GTGGCTATGGATCTGGTGGTGGAAGTGGTGGATATGGTAGcagaaggttttaa
- the Hnrnpa3 gene encoding heterogeneous nuclear ribonucleoprotein A3 isoform X2, translated as MEGHDPKEPEQLRKLFIGGLSFETTDDSLREHFEKWGTLTDCVVMRDPQTKRSRGFGFVTYSCVEEVDAAMCARPHKVDGRVVEPKRAVSREDSVKPGAHLTVKKIFVGGIKEDTEEYNLRDYFEKYGKIETIEVMEDRQSGKKRGFAFVTFDDHDTVDKIVVQKYHTINGHNCEVKKALSKQEMQSAGSQRGRGGGSGNFMGRGGNFGGGGGNFGRGGNFGGRGGYGGGGGGSRGSYGGGDGGYNGFGGDGNYGGGNYNDFGNYSGQQQSNYGPMKGGSFGGRSSGSPYGGGYGSGGGSGGYGSRRF; from the exons ATGGAG GGCCATGATCCAAAGGAACCAGAACAGTTGAGGAAGCTGTTTATTGGTGGTCTGAGCTTTGAAACCACAGATGATAGCTTAAGAGAACATTTTGAGAAATGGGGCACACTTACAGACTGTGTG GTAATGAGAGATCCCCAAACAAAACGTTCCAGGGGCTTTGGTTTTGTGACCTACTCTTGTGTTGAAGAGGTGGATGCTGCAATGTGTGCTCGGCCACACAAGGTTGATGGGCGTGTGGTGGAACCAAAGAGAGCTGTTTCTAGAGAG gaTTCTGTAAAGCCTGGTGCCCATTTAACCGTGAAGAAAATTTTTGTTGGTGGTATTAAAGAAGATACAGAAGAATATAATCTGAGAGACTACTTTGAAAAGTATGGCAAAATCGAAACCATAGAAGTTATGGAAGACAGGCAGagtggaaaaaagagaggatTCGCTTTTGTAACTTTTGATGATCATGACACAGTTGATAAAATTGTTG ttCAGAAATACCACACTATTAATGGGCATAATTGTGAAGTGAAAAAGGCCCTTTCTAAACAAGAGATGCAGTCTGCTGGATCACAGAGAG GTCGTGGAGGTGGATCTGGAAACTTCATGGGTCGTGGAGGAAActttggaggtggtggaggtaATTTTGGTCGTGGTGGAAACTTTGGTGGAAGAG GAGGctatggtggtggaggtggtggcagcagaggtagttatggaggtggtgatggtggatatAATGGATTTGGAGGTGATG GTAACTATGGTGGTGGGAACTATAATGACTTTGGAAATTATAGTGGACAACAGCAATCAAATTATGGGCCCATGAAAGGGGGCAGTTTTGGTGGAAGAAGCTCAGGCAGTCCCTATGGTG GTGGCTATGGATCTGGTGGTGGAAGTGGTGGATATGGTAGcagaaggttttaa